Proteins encoded in a region of the Bartonella taylorii genome:
- a CDS encoding DNA polymerase III subunit chi, translating to MDILFYHLTQSTLEDILPTLVERALDRFGRVTIQCVSKEQCDAIDTRLWVYADEAFIGHGTEYDQHPNLQPVFLTTGQENPNDSKIRFLIEGAVCLDINAYQRLVVIFDGRNDEQLNLVRAQWKKYKIENHDLAYWQQTEDRCWEKQV from the coding sequence ATGGATATTCTTTTCTATCATTTGACGCAGTCAACGCTAGAAGATATTTTGCCAACGCTTGTGGAGCGTGCACTGGATCGTTTTGGTAGGGTAACAATACAATGTGTGAGTAAAGAACAATGTGATGCTATAGATACGCGTTTATGGGTTTATGCTGATGAAGCATTTATTGGACATGGAACTGAGTATGATCAGCATCCAAATTTACAGCCTGTATTTCTTACTACAGGACAAGAAAATCCGAATGATTCAAAAATACGCTTTCTCATAGAGGGAGCAGTATGTTTAGATATTAATGCTTATCAACGGCTTGTAGTGATATTTGATGGTCGAAATGATGAGCAGTTGAATCTTGTTCGTGCACAGTGGAAAAAATATAAAATAGAAAATCATGATTTAGCTTATTGGCAGCAGACTGAGGATCGCTGTTGGGAAAAACAAGTTTAA
- the bafA gene encoding BafA family autotransporter, protein MQHKCKLGFSVLIVSSCLVQIVNADEKRNEELTNVTSVTSGGKVPKGSALTHNSFSNNITIEDGGVEIVESGGSSIGVTVKKGGMQIVTRGGIATDAKVLGGKQFIYEEKGLDLTSVERKSSAYNTIVSGEDGVIGQQNVYDGAWVWNTKVKGRGEQNLYMGHRKEGGRSMNTEVSGNGRQHVLMGGESYGTTLQDSAVQVVYPGGFLDGLTINGTAGSWLHVGVQEVVGEVRVNDSGKLYLFAGDVTDHITKEKLSIEGRSDEIFFLVGDRNNKEKPQIKIEDLGGQDGTVIFTSIPYDPQHISLHVERLSGSLHFRFNLSATGDASDYLSITEGSGNHKISVTDSGAEITGLFSQKNSLITEIPLITDRGQNEGANFTLEDRTGKEIATVDGGTYQYQLLKRDRCASSSGNFTNWYLGRVSENSEPSNTETQCVNKKTKIPLALSAGNGTWPQQGASSGRKNTNSRKHTKKQPAKPRPPRHLREAKNVSSVSVSSTQGNQVIEVSGSARPHHLSDTKQQTAISEASQSLADQMILRPSDQDQPFTQLGQEPSVSHFLTTPSTDAVLSMSVVPQLVFHNELQTVRAGRGILDRNKKNAALWTYAIKSKENIATGHTDFKLEQTGVVLGITGLSELTNGEFYIGGFGSYDQARVAHARGGISGITTYSIGAYATYFDHSGWYVDSILKYNRYQNGLKAVSTNGLDIEGNYTQWAVGSSFEAGYRIKTSKSSWLQPYAQFTWMQVEGKEIKLSNKMTGDIRPSISLRSEVGLSLGYEFGLGIDTSSLAYITAAWLRENKDNNRTTINKLHKFTTDLSGNVGKLGVGLSSLVSDKLKLYAEAHYVKGRKVKQSLQGILGVRYSF, encoded by the coding sequence ATGCAGCATAAATGCAAACTAGGTTTTTCAGTATTGATAGTCAGTAGTTGTCTTGTGCAAATTGTCAATGCAGATGAGAAGAGGAATGAGGAACTAACGAATGTGACGAGTGTGACGAGTGGGGGGAAGGTACCAAAAGGTTCAGCACTGACTCACAATTCTTTTAGCAATAACATTACGATCGAAGATGGTGGTGTCGAGATTGTTGAGAGTGGTGGAAGTTCTATAGGTGTCACTGTTAAAAAAGGAGGGATGCAAATAGTTACGCGCGGAGGAATTGCGACAGACGCCAAAGTCCTTGGTGGTAAGCAGTTTATTTATGAAGAAAAAGGTCTTGATCTTACGAGCGTGGAGAGAAAAAGCAGCGCATATAATACCATAGTTTCTGGTGAAGATGGAGTAATAGGGCAACAAAATGTGTATGATGGGGCATGGGTTTGGAATACGAAAGTTAAAGGAAGAGGAGAACAAAATCTTTATATGGGGCATAGAAAAGAGGGGGGACGTTCAATGAATACTGAGGTCTCTGGGAATGGTAGGCAGCATGTTTTAATGGGAGGAGAGTCTTATGGTACTACCTTGCAGGATAGTGCTGTTCAAGTTGTATATCCTGGTGGATTTCTGGATGGTCTAACAATTAATGGCACAGCCGGCTCGTGGTTACATGTTGGTGTACAAGAAGTAGTTGGAGAAGTAAGGGTTAATGATAGTGGAAAACTTTATTTATTTGCTGGGGATGTTACTGATCATATCACTAAAGAGAAACTTTCTATAGAGGGAAGAAGTGATGAGATATTCTTTTTGGTTGGTGATCGGAATAACAAGGAAAAACCTCAAATTAAAATTGAAGATTTAGGGGGGCAGGATGGGACTGTTATTTTTACTTCTATACCATATGATCCACAACATATTTCACTTCATGTTGAGAGACTTTCAGGAAGTTTGCATTTTCGATTCAATCTTAGTGCTACGGGGGATGCGAGTGATTACTTGTCGATCACTGAAGGCTCAGGTAATCACAAAATAAGCGTTACAGATTCTGGTGCTGAAATTACAGGTCTTTTTTCACAAAAAAATAGTTTGATTACTGAGATTCCGTTAATTACCGATAGAGGCCAAAATGAGGGAGCTAATTTTACTCTGGAAGATCGTACTGGCAAGGAAATTGCAACTGTCGATGGTGGAACATATCAGTATCAATTGCTGAAGAGAGATAGATGTGCTAGTTCTAGTGGTAATTTTACGAATTGGTATTTAGGTAGAGTCTCTGAGAATTCAGAACCTTCTAATACTGAAACACAGTGTGTAAACAAGAAAACGAAGATTCCTCTTGCATTATCTGCTGGTAATGGTACATGGCCTCAGCAAGGCGCTTCTTCTGGAAGAAAAAATACTAATTCTCGTAAACATACTAAAAAACAGCCAGCTAAACCACGGCCTCCCCGTCATTTAAGGGAAGCAAAGAATGTTTCTAGTGTTTCAGTATCTTCAACTCAAGGAAATCAAGTTATTGAAGTATCAGGTTCAGCAAGACCTCATCATCTTTCTGATACAAAACAACAGACTGCTATTTCAGAAGCTTCTCAATCTTTAGCTGATCAAATGATTTTACGCCCTAGTGATCAGGATCAACCTTTTACACAATTGGGGCAGGAGCCTTCAGTTTCTCACTTTTTGACCACTCCCTCTACGGATGCGGTGTTATCTATGTCTGTAGTCCCTCAGCTTGTTTTTCACAATGAGTTGCAAACTGTACGTGCGGGAAGAGGAATTCTAGATAGAAATAAGAAAAATGCCGCTCTATGGACATATGCGATCAAGAGCAAAGAAAACATTGCAACGGGTCATACAGATTTTAAGCTTGAGCAGACGGGTGTAGTTCTAGGTATAACTGGTTTAAGCGAGCTAACAAATGGAGAGTTTTATATTGGTGGTTTTGGTAGTTATGATCAAGCACGTGTAGCGCATGCACGAGGTGGGATTAGTGGCATAACCACTTATAGCATTGGAGCTTATGCTACTTATTTTGATCATAGTGGGTGGTATGTAGACAGTATCTTGAAATACAATCGTTACCAGAATGGTCTGAAGGCTGTTTCAACGAACGGTTTAGATATTGAAGGAAATTATACTCAATGGGCAGTGGGGAGCTCCTTTGAAGCTGGTTATCGTATTAAGACGTCAAAGAGCAGTTGGCTACAACCTTATGCACAATTCACGTGGATGCAAGTTGAAGGTAAAGAAATCAAACTTTCCAACAAAATGACAGGTGATATCCGCCCATCGATTTCATTGCGTAGTGAGGTTGGATTATCTTTAGGATATGAATTTGGATTGGGCATAGATACTTCATCACTAGCTTACATTACGGCAGCATGGTTGCGAGAGAATAAGGATAACAATCGTACAACGATTAATAAACTACATAAATTTACTACAGACTTATCAGGGAATGTAGGTAAGTTAGGAGTTGGTTTGAGCAGTTTAGTCAGTGATAAATTAAAGCTTTATGCGGAAGCACATTATGTCAAAGGGCGTAAGGTGAAGCAGTCACTCCAAGGTATTTTGGGTGTACGCTATAGCTTTTGA
- a CDS encoding MFS transporter, with product MSISLEKQGLNPKNSPRRILFASLIGTTIEFFDFYVFGTAAALIFPHLFFPTQNDQLAILQSFLIFGAAFFARPFGSVIFGHLGDKIGRKITLIASLLMMGISTVVIGILPTYETAGLLAPFLLTMCRIGQGIGLGGEWGGAVLLATENAPPEKRGWYAMFPQLGVPLGLFLSIAAYLGMWAVFDHDELFAWGWRVPFIGSAFLTIVGLWVRISISETVEFKKTLEREERVKVPIIDVFFKHSRILFLGTFSGIATFVLFYLVSAYLLSYATNHMGLSFNQALEVELIGAVFCGIFTVLTGKIADRIRRRTLMILVTIIIGIYSFAIPYLLDSGIVGLFVMSIIGLSIMGMIYSPLGAVLASPFPTEVRYTGASITFNLAGIIGASLAPYTAEYLVQNFGIAYVGYYLLLSSFISLICFIGFTDDEISN from the coding sequence ATGTCTATAAGCTTAGAAAAACAAGGCTTAAACCCCAAAAATTCGCCTCGTCGAATTTTGTTTGCAAGCCTTATTGGTACAACAATTGAATTCTTTGATTTTTATGTTTTTGGAACTGCTGCAGCCCTTATATTTCCTCATTTATTTTTTCCAACACAAAATGATCAGCTTGCTATTCTGCAATCTTTTCTCATTTTTGGTGCAGCCTTTTTTGCGCGGCCTTTTGGATCAGTCATTTTTGGACATCTTGGCGATAAGATTGGACGGAAAATAACACTGATAGCATCTCTTCTGATGATGGGTATTTCAACAGTTGTCATTGGCATCCTTCCTACTTATGAAACAGCCGGTTTATTGGCGCCATTCCTTTTAACCATGTGCCGTATTGGTCAAGGAATTGGATTAGGAGGAGAATGGGGAGGAGCTGTTTTACTCGCAACAGAAAATGCTCCACCAGAGAAACGTGGTTGGTATGCAATGTTTCCACAATTAGGAGTTCCACTGGGGTTATTCCTATCTATTGCAGCTTATTTAGGAATGTGGGCTGTATTTGATCATGACGAACTTTTCGCATGGGGATGGCGTGTTCCATTCATTGGTTCAGCTTTTCTCACAATTGTAGGATTATGGGTGCGTATTTCGATCAGTGAAACCGTCGAATTCAAAAAAACTCTTGAACGTGAAGAGCGCGTCAAAGTGCCTATCATAGACGTTTTCTTCAAACATTCACGAATCTTATTTTTGGGCACTTTTTCCGGCATAGCAACATTTGTCTTATTTTATTTGGTGTCTGCCTATTTGCTAAGTTATGCAACAAACCATATGGGATTGTCATTTAATCAAGCCCTTGAAGTAGAATTGATCGGTGCAGTTTTCTGCGGCATTTTTACTGTCCTAACCGGAAAGATCGCTGATCGCATTCGGCGTAGAACTTTGATGATTTTGGTAACGATAATCATTGGTATTTATTCTTTTGCAATTCCTTATCTCCTAGATTCTGGAATTGTAGGACTCTTTGTAATGTCCATTATTGGCTTATCGATCATGGGAATGATATATAGTCCTCTTGGTGCCGTTCTTGCTTCACCATTTCCGACAGAAGTTCGATACACTGGCGCATCTATAACCTTTAATTTAGCCGGTATCATAGGCGCATCTCTTGCACCCTATACTGCAGAATATTTGGTGCAAAACTTCGGTATTGCTTATGTTGGCTATTATCTTCTCCTTTCCTCTTTTATTTCACTGATTTGCTTTATTGGATTTACGGATGATGAGATATCAAACTAG
- the bafA gene encoding BafA family autotransporter, with the protein MQYKWKLSCCALIISSYFVQTAVAGESGTQLFYQPSDYSVNENTLHSQYNDGLITGKYTKIRVSKGNIIVKAHGESGFFEKLSAVTVDKNTEISLSKVQGLNENNAINIEQSAKERNFAVRKKPELIFVKDGAILENFVLVNDAKAYISNDGEVDSPGRSVNNTVRDGAEMYVYGGGLSENSKIEHGGTESIQALNGKQGFSKNAVVKEGGQQSVGNGGKVEGTEIYGGEQLVFGEGDVGGQIKGSSASNTVIYGRGEILGQQKVYDGGITWNTKVMQGGIQEIAKKSQSAKNGGSAFDSQIFGGGKQRVLEGGKAIGVSLNETAVQEIYGDGFVKNLTMNDEAKSWVHAGATLEGKTLVNHSGQLHLYAGNDQHHTKVEDVILNGQDTKLYSITDEFDGKSSLIQKLSGEGSVIFAFTGSDPYYSQLHINDLSGSLHFEFNTTIAHNRGDYLFIEKSKGSHTISVADSGVEITDPSSNKRDLITDQSGGAHFTLVGIAGEEINAIDGGTYMYGLKQRKDENGKIWFLSADRIDDPVPPDPVNPLVPGGETTTPSVDAVLSIAVASGLIFNNELDIVRTGRGIMDQHRKDTDLWAYAIKSRERIATGHTRFKLEQTGIVLGADQLNELTHGDLYIGGFGSYDQVRIAHIRGGDSDISSYSVGTYATYFDNRGWYMDGILKYNYYRDNLKAISTNGLAIQGNYNQWAIGGAFEIGCRFEPAQSTWMQPYVKLTGLQAQGRKIKLSNGMTGDISPLTSFRSEVGLTAGHEFIFGAETSLTAYITAAWLRENVNNNHTTINNQYKFITDLSGNAGKLGIGLNSFVNEKLTLYAEAHYLKGHKIKQSLQGILGLRYSF; encoded by the coding sequence ATGCAATATAAATGGAAATTAAGCTGTTGTGCACTCATAATCAGCAGCTATTTTGTGCAAACTGCAGTTGCAGGTGAGAGCGGGACTCAGCTTTTTTATCAGCCTTCGGACTATAGCGTAAATGAGAACACACTCCATAGTCAGTATAATGATGGTTTGATAACAGGGAAATACACAAAGATTAGAGTATCTAAAGGTAATATTATTGTAAAGGCGCACGGTGAATCAGGCTTTTTTGAAAAGCTTAGTGCTGTCACTGTGGATAAAAATACTGAAATATCGCTTAGCAAAGTGCAAGGACTTAATGAAAATAATGCTATCAATATTGAACAGAGTGCGAAAGAAAGAAATTTTGCAGTACGTAAAAAGCCTGAACTCATCTTTGTTAAGGATGGAGCAATTCTGGAAAATTTTGTACTCGTGAATGATGCTAAAGCCTATATTTCCAATGATGGTGAGGTGGATAGTCCAGGGCGGTCTGTCAATAACACGGTTAGGGATGGTGCAGAGATGTATGTTTATGGAGGAGGTCTTAGTGAAAATAGCAAAATTGAACATGGTGGAACTGAAAGTATTCAGGCTTTAAATGGAAAACAAGGATTTTCAAAAAATGCTGTTGTTAAGGAAGGCGGACAACAAAGTGTTGGGAATGGAGGAAAAGTAGAAGGAACTGAAATTTATGGTGGTGAACAGCTTGTTTTCGGGGAAGGTGATGTTGGAGGACAGATTAAAGGGAGTAGTGCTTCTAATACTGTAATTTATGGACGAGGCGAAATACTGGGGCAACAAAAGGTATATGATGGGGGAATAACTTGGAATACGAAAGTTATGCAAGGAGGTATACAAGAGATTGCCAAAAAATCTCAAAGCGCAAAAAATGGTGGTTCTGCGTTTGATTCACAAATCTTTGGTGGCGGCAAACAGCGTGTCTTAGAAGGAGGGAAGGCTATTGGTGTCTCTTTAAATGAGACTGCTGTTCAGGAAATATATGGTGATGGATTTGTAAAAAATCTAACAATGAATGATGAAGCAAAATCATGGGTTCATGCTGGTGCAACATTAGAGGGTAAGACACTGGTAAATCATTCTGGACAGCTTCATCTTTATGCCGGAAATGATCAACATCATACTAAAGTAGAAGATGTTATTTTAAATGGACAAGATACAAAACTATATTCTATCACTGATGAGTTTGATGGAAAAAGCTCTCTCATTCAGAAATTAAGTGGTGAGGGGAGTGTTATTTTTGCTTTTACTGGTTCTGATCCATATTACTCTCAGCTTCATATTAATGATCTTTCGGGAAGTTTACACTTTGAGTTCAATACCACTATTGCACATAACCGTGGTGATTATCTCTTCATTGAGAAGAGCAAAGGTAGTCACACAATAAGTGTTGCTGATTCTGGTGTAGAAATCACCGATCCTTCTTCAAATAAGCGTGATTTAATTACGGATCAAAGCGGTGGGGCTCATTTTACTCTGGTAGGTATCGCTGGTGAAGAAATTAATGCTATCGATGGTGGAACCTATATGTATGGTTTGAAACAGAGAAAGGACGAGAATGGAAAAATTTGGTTTTTATCTGCCGATCGCATCGATGATCCTGTACCTCCAGATCCAGTAAACCCGTTGGTTCCTGGTGGGGAAACAACAACTCCTTCAGTTGATGCAGTGCTCTCCATAGCAGTAGCTTCTGGACTTATTTTTAATAATGAGCTGGATATTGTACGTACTGGGAGAGGGATTATGGACCAACACAGAAAAGATACAGATCTATGGGCTTATGCAATTAAAAGCAGAGAACGTATTGCTACAGGCCATACACGTTTTAAGCTTGAGCAGACAGGTATAGTATTGGGTGCTGATCAGTTGAACGAGTTAACACATGGAGATTTGTATATTGGTGGTTTTGGTAGTTATGATCAAGTACGCATTGCTCATATACGAGGCGGTGATAGCGACATAAGCAGTTATAGCGTTGGAACGTATGCGACTTACTTTGATAATCGTGGGTGGTATATGGACGGGATTTTGAAATATAACTATTACCGAGATAATCTGAAAGCTATTTCAACGAACGGTTTAGCCATTCAAGGCAATTATAATCAGTGGGCGATAGGTGGGGCATTTGAGATTGGCTGTCGTTTTGAGCCGGCGCAAAGTACTTGGATGCAGCCTTATGTTAAGTTAACAGGTTTGCAAGCTCAAGGTAGAAAAATCAAGCTTTCTAATGGAATGACAGGTGATATAAGCCCATTAACTTCGTTCCGTAGTGAAGTTGGATTAACTGCAGGGCATGAATTTATTTTTGGTGCAGAAACTTCATTAACGGCTTACATTACAGCAGCTTGGTTACGCGAGAATGTAAATAATAATCATACGACAATTAATAACCAGTATAAGTTTATCACAGACTTGTCTGGAAATGCCGGTAAATTAGGAATTGGTTTGAACAGTTTTGTCAACGAGAAACTAACGCTTTATGCGGAAGCACACTATCTGAAAGGGCATAAAATCAAGCAGTCACTTCAAGGTATTTTAGGATTACGTTATAGTTTCTAA
- the bafA gene encoding BafA family autotransporter, which translates to MQHKLRISFCALMASSFLVNIANAEEVTVLGEKSLTSVSVNEQLGEMGKNLDSENLIIKGGTVETVRNGKVSKGTLIGKYGLQSVEYGGQTEEVKVRGGEQIVLGDGSYAYNSEIHGEGETSGQQNVYDDGAAFFTDVMSGGEQNLSTWFGEVGGLAVDTRVFAGGLQSVFAGGKANTVTLEDGALQRVYAGGRVETLTINSGANSLIYSGAILQGEVKVNGSGRLRLYAGDKGQQTKAEEIILNGKEAKLYSIATEVDGSSSLIQKLSGEGSVIFTSTVSNSTESSPYYSLLYIDDLSGNIHFNLRANFAENYGDYLLVEKGVGNHTISVVDSGAEILNSFFHPLDLITDKRGKAHFSLKNHSGEKAEAVDGGAYMYDLKQKNSENGGGKIWYLAAAEKVSTAVITSPNTALPIPRSFGKEEDMTVLQDPIVSSYTNDFGIGEDIFILQSSVLSDDNVVYISDVGEVGVHKWSINNMVEGSGTLYIEAGGFSKNTTIANGGSEVVAEQGVSKSTIIYEGGQQRVEGGGTAMETEIYGGNQLVFGEGDVNDGVVSSTAYNTTIYGQGETLGQQSVYDDGVVSETKIMRGGVQNLAKWFADDEGFALKSGGLAMNTEVFEGGMQRVLTGGEADIVTLYAGAIQVVDAGGYVKNLTINSGANSWVFSGAILGEKITVNDLGQLHLYAGDYKLRTTVEDINLIGEESKLYSIAGISDGRSSYIQNLSGVGKVIFTSAEPSLHYSQLYIDNLSGSMHFNFNVSLAEGKGDTLFIQNGGGFHTISVVDSGIEIVDPSSKDLNLIVDQSGKAHFTLKKFSGAKISAVDGGTYTYGLKQKDGEDGSKKIWYLSAVYIDSFPRRGRSRRNLEHNQAVSVLSTIPIQEDLVNKSLCSNSSCLSNHHLPNEKQQSVVSTDNQSLADQMILRPSDQDQAFTQLRQEPSVSHFLTTPSTDAVLSMSVVPQLVFHNELQTVRAGRGILDRNKKNAALWTYAIKSKENIATGHTDFKLEQTGVVLGITGLSELTNGEFYIGGFGSYDQARVAHARGGISGITTYSIGAYATYFDHSGWYVDSILKYNRYQNGLKAVSTNGLDIEGNYTQWAVGSSFEAGYRIKTSKSSWLQPYAQFTWMQVEGKEIKLSNKMTGDIRPSTSLRSEVGLSLGYEFGLGIDTSSLIYITAAWLRENKDNNRTTINKLHKFTTDLSGNAGKLGVGLSSLVSDKLKLYAEAHYVKGRKVKQSLQGILGVRYSF; encoded by the coding sequence ATGCAACACAAATTGAGGATAAGTTTTTGTGCATTAATGGCTAGTAGTTTTCTTGTAAATATTGCAAATGCTGAGGAAGTAACTGTACTAGGAGAAAAATCATTAACATCAGTGAGTGTAAATGAGCAGCTAGGAGAAATGGGCAAGAATCTCGACAGTGAGAATCTTATAATTAAAGGCGGTACAGTTGAAACTGTTAGGAACGGAAAGGTTTCAAAAGGCACTCTTATTGGTAAATATGGGTTACAAAGTGTTGAGTATGGAGGACAAACAGAGGAGGTTAAAGTTCGTGGTGGTGAACAAATTGTTTTAGGAGATGGGAGCTATGCTTACAATTCTGAAATTCATGGTGAAGGTGAAACATCAGGGCAACAGAATGTGTATGATGATGGAGCGGCTTTTTTCACAGATGTTATGAGTGGAGGAGAACAAAATCTTAGTACATGGTTTGGAGAGGTAGGAGGATTAGCAGTAGATACGAGGGTTTTTGCTGGGGGGCTACAGAGCGTTTTTGCCGGGGGTAAAGCAAACACCGTTACTTTGGAGGATGGGGCTCTTCAAAGAGTCTATGCTGGTGGGCGTGTGGAAACTTTGACGATCAATAGTGGAGCTAATTCGTTGATTTACTCCGGTGCTATATTGCAAGGAGAAGTAAAGGTTAATGGTTCTGGACGGCTTCGTCTTTATGCTGGAGATAAGGGGCAGCAAACGAAAGCAGAAGAAATTATTTTAAATGGAAAAGAGGCCAAATTATACTCTATCGCCACTGAAGTTGATGGGTCAAGTTCTCTGATTCAAAAGTTAAGTGGTGAAGGGAGTGTTATTTTCACTTCTACTGTTTCTAATTCTACAGAGTCTAGCCCATATTATTCTCTGCTTTATATTGATGACCTTTCGGGGAATATACATTTCAATTTGCGTGCTAATTTTGCAGAGAACTACGGTGATTATCTTTTAGTAGAGAAAGGAGTGGGCAACCATACAATAAGTGTTGTGGATTCTGGTGCTGAAATTTTAAACTCTTTTTTCCATCCATTGGATTTAATTACTGATAAAAGAGGAAAAGCTCATTTTTCTTTAAAAAATCATTCCGGTGAAAAGGCTGAAGCTGTTGATGGTGGAGCCTATATGTATGATTTGAAACAGAAAAATAGCGAAAATGGAGGAGGAAAAATTTGGTATTTAGCTGCTGCTGAGAAGGTCTCTACTGCTGTAATCACTTCACCGAATACGGCGTTACCTATACCTAGATCTTTTGGAAAAGAAGAAGATATGACAGTTTTGCAAGATCCTATAGTCAGTTCTTATACAAATGATTTCGGTATTGGTGAGGATATATTCATTTTGCAAAGTTCCGTACTCAGTGATGATAATGTAGTTTATATTTCTGACGTTGGAGAGGTTGGTGTTCACAAATGGTCTATTAACAATATGGTTGAGGGATCTGGAACGCTTTATATTGAGGCAGGTGGTTTCAGTAAGAATACTACAATTGCAAATGGTGGTTCTGAAGTTGTTGCAGAACAAGGAGTTTCAAAATCTACGATCATTTATGAAGGCGGACAACAGAGGGTGGAGGGGGGCGGAACAGCAATGGAGACGGAAATCTATGGTGGTAATCAACTTGTTTTCGGAGAGGGCGATGTGAACGATGGGGTTGTGAGTAGTACTGCTTATAACACCACAATTTATGGTCAGGGTGAGACACTGGGGCAACAGAGTGTGTATGATGATGGGGTAGTTTCAGAAACAAAAATTATGAGAGGAGGGGTACAAAATCTTGCTAAATGGTTTGCAGACGATGAGGGTTTTGCATTAAAGAGCGGTGGTTTAGCGATGAATACTGAAGTTTTTGAGGGTGGGATGCAGCGTGTTTTAACAGGAGGTGAGGCAGACATTGTCACTTTATACGCTGGTGCTATTCAAGTAGTTGATGCTGGTGGATACGTGAAAAATTTGACGATTAATAGTGGAGCTAATTCATGGGTCTTTTCTGGTGCTATATTAGGAGAAAAAATAACAGTTAATGATTTGGGACAGCTCCATCTTTATGCCGGAGATTATAAACTTCGAACTACAGTAGAAGACATCAACTTAATTGGAGAAGAGTCTAAATTATATTCTATTGCCGGCATTTCTGACGGCAGGAGCTCTTACATTCAAAATTTGAGTGGTGTGGGAAAAGTTATTTTTACCTCTGCCGAGCCTAGTTTACACTACTCTCAACTTTATATTGACAATCTTTCGGGTAGTATGCATTTCAATTTTAATGTAAGCCTTGCAGAAGGAAAAGGTGATACCCTCTTCATTCAGAATGGTGGTGGTTTTCACACAATAAGCGTTGTAGATTCTGGTATTGAAATTGTCGATCCTTCCTCAAAAGATCTTAATTTAATTGTTGATCAAAGCGGAAAAGCACATTTTACTCTAAAAAAATTTTCTGGTGCGAAGATTAGTGCTGTTGATGGTGGAACATATACGTATGGTTTGAAACAAAAAGACGGTGAGGATGGAAGCAAAAAAATTTGGTATTTGTCTGCAGTATACATTGATAGTTTTCCGCGTAGGGGCAGATCTCGCCGAAACTTAGAGCACAATCAAGCAGTTTCTGTTCTTTCAACTATTCCAATTCAGGAAGATTTGGTTAATAAGTCATTATGTTCGAATAGTAGTTGTCTGAGTAACCACCATCTTCCTAATGAGAAACAACAGTCTGTTGTTTCTACAGATAATCAATCTTTAGCTGATCAAATGATTTTACGCCCCAGTGATCAGGATCAAGCTTTTACACAATTGAGGCAGGAACCTTCAGTTTCTCACTTTTTGACCACTCCCTCTACGGATGCGGTGTTATCTATGTCTGTAGTCCCTCAGCTTGTTTTTCACAATGAGTTGCAAACTGTACGTGCGGGAAGAGGAATTCTAGATAGAAATAAGAAAAATGCCGCTCTATGGACATATGCGATCAAGAGCAAAGAAAACATTGCAACGGGTCATACAGATTTTAAGCTTGAGCAGACGGGTGTAGTTCTAGGTATAACTGGTTTAAGCGAGCTAACAAATGGAGAGTTTTATATTGGTGGTTTTGGTAGTTATGATCAAGCACGTGTAGCGCATGCACGAGGTGGGATTAGTGGCATAACCACTTATAGCATTGGAGCTTATGCTACTTATTTTGACCATAGCGGGTGGTATGTAGACAGTATCTTGAAATACAATCGTTACCAAAATGGTCTGAAGGCTGTTTCAACGAACGGTTTAGATATTGAAGGAAATTATACTCAATGGGCAGTGGGGAGCTCCTTTGAAGCTGGTTATCGTATTAAGACGTCAAAGAGCAGTTGGCTACAACCTTATGCACAATTCACGTGGATGCAAGTTGAAGGTAAAGAAATCAAACTTTCCAACAAAATGACAGGTGATATCCGCCCATCGACTTCATTGCGTAGTGAGGTTGGATTATCTTTAGGATATGAATTTGGATTAGGCATAGATACTTCATCACTAATTTACATTACGGCAGCATGGTTGCGAGAGAATAAGGATAACAATCGTACAACGATTAATAAACTACATAAATTTACTACAGACTTATCAGGGAATGCAGGTAAGTTAGGAGTTGGTTTGAGCAGTTTAGTCAGTGATAAATTAAAGCTTTATGCGGAAGCACATTATGTCAAAGGGCGTAAGGTGAAGCAGTCACTCCAAGGTATTTTGGGTGTACGCTATAGCTTTTGA